A genome region from Gigantopelta aegis isolate Gae_Host chromosome 3, Gae_host_genome, whole genome shotgun sequence includes the following:
- the LOC121368158 gene encoding uncharacterized protein LOC121368158 — MGNAYNRFLAVVLVGVTHGVERRQSQTSRKYNTDRKEITTKDVFVNRFQSVYNKLRNDYLIKYRTCISVLKFKKTNTLRRQGHKGVKDERPWLVSYIIRGLTKSGTYLLSAMDGLALKSGINGVNLKEWQEAPADKMVKFTD; from the exons atgggaaatgcatataacCGATTCCTTGCTGTTGTTTTGGTAGGAGTAACCCATGGAGTGGAAAGAAGGCAGTCACAAACATCAAGGAAATACAACACCGACAGAAAAGAAATTACGACCAAAGACGTGTTTGTCAACAGGTTTCAAAGCGTTTATAACAAACTGAGAAATGACTATTTGATTAAATATAG gACTTGTATTTCGGtactaaagtttaaaaaaaccaacacccTGCGGCGACAGGGTCACAAAGGAGTCAAAGATGAGAGGCCTTGGCTAGTGTCATACATAATTCGAGGGTTAACAAAAAGTGGAACCTATCTGTTGTCGGCTATGGATGGACTGGCGCTGAAAAGCGGTATTAATGGTGTGAATTTGAAAGAATGGCAGGAGGCACCAgctgataaaatggtcaaattcactgattaa
- the LOC121368685 gene encoding uncharacterized protein LOC121368685: protein MQLPTGATEHILQIQDNPKKWDLSKHFLFETANDETINLVYFHSEDEKELLIIKKALASLFSVKVQLSTNKEWKYNTTENDHYGEMKHEYNAAKTSSGMTLRRHHYSTERGQQRHEKVLHYDHRGTLLTATAHDSVILKEEQPYYKERQPEPGEFVHRIDTSGDFPAIHMSAQVHVKLEGKKYHRNPLETFDGLTPGTLQTEETKEIKRMSEVNADIQNNTECIRNISDATNVKRLSCVQNLRLILQSLHEADYHNHVEFILNRTCDSQDIKCLNIRLVYIDLVARAGDVTSQEIILKDVLDIPEPVEDELRRVFIHCIVIMRPTESALALFESAIYERDKSIRKMALEQYRKHPKSKEFTRAHGDVILSQTYNYPSLVRYKRSLLDKVLLNFDLRIPRVEWNKVIGSEAIGASFGVKFDNRLRAFFHQD from the exons ATGCAACTACCAACAGGGGCGACTGAACACATATTACAAA TCCAAGATAATCCAAAAAAATGGGACCTGTCCAAACA cTTTCTGTTTGAAACTGCAAACGATGAAACCATTAATCTGGTTTATTTTCATTCTGAAGACGAAAAGGAACTCCTGATCATCAAAAAGGCTCTAGCAAGTCTGTTTTCTGTCAAAGTTCAA CTTTCAACTAACAAAGAATGGAAGTATAATACAACTGAAAATGATCATTATG GTGAGATGAAGCATGAATACAATGCTGCAAAAACGTCTTCTGGGATGACTTTGAGGAGACACCACTACAGTACAGAGCGAGGACAACAAAGACATGAGAAG GTTCTACATTATGACCACCGAGGAACCCTTCTTACCGCAACAGCACATGACAGTGTCATACTCAAAGAAGAACAGCCATATTACAAAGAAAG ACAACCAGAGCCTGGCGAATTTGTTCACAGAATCGATACATCCGGAG ATTTCCCTGCCATACACATGTCTGCACAAGTCCATGTAAAATTGGAAGGCAAGAA ataCCACAGAAACCCATTAGAAACATTTGATGGCCTCACACCTGGGACACTGCAAACTGAAGAg ACGAAAGAAATTAAACGGATGAGTGAAGTAAATGCTGATATACAGAACAACACGGAGTGTATCCGTAACATCTCTGATGCCA CTAATGTAAAGCGCTTGTCATGTGTCCAAAATCTGCGACTGATACTTCAAAGCCTGCACGAGGCAGACTACCACAATCACGTGGAGTTCATTCTCAATCGAACCTGTGATTCTCAAGACATCAAGTGTCTCAATATACGACTGGTTTACATTGACTTGGTAGCTCGAGCTGGTGACGTGACGTCTCAGGAGATCATTCTGAAGGACGTGTTGGACATTCCAGAACCGGTGGAAGATGAACTAAGACGGGTGTTTATACACTGTATTGTCATCATGCGACCCACAGAG AGTGCTCTGGCTTTATTTGAGAGTGCCATATATGAGAGAGACAAGTCTATTCGTAAGATGGCTTTAGAACAGTACAGAAAACATCCCAAGAGCAAGGAATTTACAAGAGCACACGGGGACGTCATTTTGAG TCAAACATACAACTACCCAAGTTTGGTACGGTACAAACGGAGTTTACTAGACAAAGTCTTATTGAATTTCGATCTGCGGATCCCAAGAGTGGAATGGAATAAAGTCATTGGATCTGAAGCTATAGGAGCTAGTTTTGGCGTCAAATTCGACAACCGGCTGCGAGCGTTCTTTC ATCAAGATTGA